One genomic segment of Polyangiaceae bacterium includes these proteins:
- a CDS encoding protein kinase produces the protein MMQAQPERIFGRYALFDEIAAGGMATVHLGRLIGPVGFSKTVAIKRLHPHLARDPEFVSMFLDEARLAARIQHPNVVATLDVVAIDGEVFLVLDYVQGESLSRLLKASRAERTQVQPTIVSSILVNVLHGLHAAHEATDEHGHPLGIVHRDVSPQNILVGIDGVARVLDFGVAKASGRLQSTRDGQLKGKLAYMAPEQVRGEPVDRRTDVYSAAVVLWEGLTGRRLIQTSNEAQVLADVLAGGFPPPSRVNPGLPRELDDLVMRGLSGTPDGRFASAREMGIALERALGVASPLLVGEWVQSVAEQALALRAARVREMESTSAVHMVPAGSGPLPPPRPRDPREHTGSGVSMVSLVTSPSQPSAVSYPSAASYPSAVSQPSAASYPSAASYPSAASYPSAASYPSGPSQPSAASYPSAPSQASGIDYAAAAAYPGGYVPGPAAMPPPLPALDPPPAPKSHLKLIAVVVVITATLGLVALTLLMMKRRDQMAATDVSVVQSPAAVSAPVVAAQPTVPEPVASMEPLAEPTPPPAQSAVEPEPPPVDTSTAKKSEPKTEDKAKPQPQPAPTPRPTETKPKEKKCDSPFYVDENGIKHVRPECM, from the coding sequence ATGATGCAAGCGCAACCGGAACGGATTTTCGGGCGCTACGCGCTCTTCGACGAAATCGCCGCGGGCGGGATGGCCACGGTGCATCTGGGGCGCCTGATCGGCCCTGTCGGTTTCTCGAAGACGGTCGCCATCAAACGCCTGCATCCGCACCTGGCGCGGGACCCCGAGTTCGTGTCGATGTTCCTGGATGAGGCGCGACTGGCGGCGCGCATCCAGCACCCCAACGTCGTGGCCACGCTGGATGTCGTGGCCATCGACGGAGAAGTGTTCTTGGTGCTGGACTACGTGCAAGGCGAGTCGCTGTCGCGCTTGCTCAAGGCGAGTCGCGCGGAGCGCACTCAAGTGCAGCCAACCATCGTCTCGAGCATCCTCGTCAACGTGCTGCACGGGCTGCACGCCGCGCACGAGGCCACGGACGAACACGGTCATCCCTTGGGCATCGTGCATCGCGATGTCTCGCCTCAGAACATCTTAGTCGGCATCGACGGCGTTGCGCGCGTGCTCGACTTCGGTGTGGCCAAGGCAAGTGGTCGCCTGCAGTCGACCCGAGATGGTCAACTGAAAGGCAAGCTTGCCTACATGGCGCCCGAGCAAGTGCGCGGGGAGCCTGTGGATCGCCGCACGGACGTCTACTCTGCCGCCGTCGTCTTGTGGGAAGGCCTGACGGGACGACGGCTGATTCAGACCAGCAACGAAGCCCAGGTGCTGGCGGACGTACTCGCCGGAGGATTCCCGCCCCCGAGTCGCGTGAACCCTGGGTTGCCCCGGGAGCTGGATGACCTCGTGATGCGCGGGCTATCCGGCACTCCCGACGGCCGCTTTGCTTCGGCGCGAGAGATGGGCATTGCGCTCGAACGCGCGCTGGGCGTCGCGTCGCCGTTGCTGGTGGGGGAGTGGGTGCAGTCCGTCGCCGAGCAAGCGCTTGCCCTGCGAGCGGCCCGTGTCCGCGAGATGGAGAGCACCAGCGCTGTGCACATGGTTCCCGCCGGTTCGGGACCGCTTCCACCACCGCGACCGCGCGATCCTCGTGAGCATACGGGCTCTGGCGTCAGCATGGTCTCCCTCGTGACCAGCCCGTCCCAGCCGAGCGCCGTGTCGTATCCGAGCGCTGCATCGTATCCGAGCGCCGTGTCCCAACCGAGCGCCGCGTCGTATCCGAGTGCGGCGTCGTATCCGAGTGCGGCGTCGTATCCAAGTGCGGCGTCGTATCCAAGTGGTCCGTCCCAACCGAGCGCCGCGTCCTATCCGAGCGCTCCGTCGCAAGCGAGTGGCATCGACTACGCCGCTGCCGCAGCGTATCCGGGTGGGTACGTACCCGGACCGGCAGCCATGCCCCCGCCCCTGCCTGCCCTGGACCCGCCCCCCGCGCCGAAGAGCCACCTCAAGCTGATCGCGGTGGTTGTCGTGATCACCGCCACCCTGGGCTTGGTTGCCCTGACTCTGTTGATGATGAAGCGTCGCGATCAGATGGCGGCGACGGACGTCTCCGTCGTTCAATCGCCGGCTGCCGTTTCCGCGCCGGTGGTCGCCGCTCAGCCGACCGTGCCGGAACCGGTGGCCTCTATGGAGCCCCTTGCGGAGCCCACGCCACCACCCGCTCAGTCGGCGGTGGAGCCAGAGCCACCACCCGTCGATACGAGCACGGCCAAGAAGAGCGAGCCCAAGACCGAAGACAAGGCGAAGCCGCAGCCCCAACCGGCGCCCACCCCGCGGCCGACCGAAACCAAGCCCAAGGAAAAGAAGTGCGACAGCCCGTTCTACGTGGACGAGAACGGAATCAAGCACGTTCGACCGGAGTGTATGTAG
- a CDS encoding MXAN_6577-like cysteine-rich protein → MHTKSKPSLSARLRAFAALSGFFVIASCSAFGSDLSGFTEGGGSEACDSGLTRCGDLCVDVQSNPAHCGACGTTCDSGLVCGNGSCSDSCPGGLDNCDGACVDLQNNAQNCGSCGTPCGAGQSCSGGQCSSSCSSGEESCGGSCVNTQTDTQHCGGCGKACASGQECQGGSCVASCSALETQCGSVCVDTQTNSQHCGKCDNPCPAGQICTDGACTIFCPGGQVECNGLCFDLQSDVNNCGACDKKCAAGEVCTSGNCDLNCSSGQTKCDNSCVDTQTNPNHCGTCGKVCGATEECSAGNCVIACKTLLKQPIPDDHGNEWDGLLRTPGDLPTAVAACEAIGGRLPTATELYNASFTQSASVGQPSSTDQLWTLVPYNATQQVRGRLSDGALTNVAKTTSLAYRCICPAPLPDSFSGNNCQGPSGQACFNLEAEGKRINLDIKDRAPLPTGAAMWECGFNRGRLARSFTLFEAMLQGLPNGSNTYLHAADAVRYDLNAILRWTAVASAPTFSVNGNWSGTTNYRPFRCAGVNYASGRHPATIAGEYLPTWSNLKGETTDSAAKVAWADAHDACFAKGGHLPSSFELAELIAQGLPGGTNQWMWGSDVPGYNGTNFLSHLIRWTGALTEMGFSNPTDITWGYKTTTNFHRCVYYPVDTAYTGPQTADCSGGCFAVTPTGTSGAKMWFDNFDRPSASLEAAVDDCRKLGGHLPSERDYMEAIRNGLPNGQGAIASLWAGDLAVGSSGTNQLRDSIVKWSGVDTAYTGLYSAYTTWSNVTVAGRPYRCMWTNELR, encoded by the coding sequence ATGCATACGAAATCGAAGCCTTCCTTGTCCGCCCGGCTCAGGGCGTTCGCGGCCCTGAGTGGCTTTTTCGTCATCGCTTCCTGCTCTGCTTTTGGATCCGACCTGAGCGGCTTCACCGAAGGCGGCGGATCGGAAGCTTGCGACTCGGGGCTCACGCGCTGCGGAGATCTGTGCGTGGATGTGCAGAGCAACCCGGCACACTGCGGCGCGTGTGGCACGACCTGTGATAGCGGGTTGGTCTGCGGCAACGGTAGCTGCTCGGACTCCTGCCCCGGCGGGTTGGACAACTGCGACGGTGCCTGCGTCGACTTGCAGAACAATGCCCAGAACTGCGGTTCGTGTGGCACTCCCTGCGGCGCGGGGCAGAGCTGCTCCGGCGGCCAATGCTCGTCCTCGTGCAGCAGCGGCGAAGAGAGCTGCGGGGGCAGCTGCGTGAACACCCAAACCGACACTCAGCACTGCGGCGGCTGTGGAAAAGCTTGTGCGAGCGGTCAAGAGTGTCAGGGCGGTAGTTGTGTCGCCAGTTGCAGTGCATTGGAGACCCAATGCGGCTCGGTCTGCGTCGACACCCAGACCAACAGTCAGCACTGTGGCAAGTGCGACAACCCTTGTCCCGCCGGTCAGATCTGCACCGATGGCGCTTGCACCATCTTCTGCCCCGGTGGTCAGGTGGAGTGCAACGGCCTCTGCTTCGATCTGCAGAGCGACGTCAACAACTGCGGCGCTTGCGACAAGAAGTGCGCCGCGGGGGAAGTCTGCACGAGTGGGAACTGTGACTTGAACTGCAGCAGCGGGCAGACCAAGTGCGACAACAGCTGTGTCGACACCCAGACCAATCCCAACCATTGTGGGACGTGCGGGAAGGTCTGCGGCGCTACCGAAGAGTGCAGCGCGGGCAACTGCGTGATCGCCTGCAAGACGCTGCTGAAGCAGCCCATTCCTGACGACCACGGCAACGAGTGGGACGGCTTGCTGCGCACGCCGGGGGACTTGCCCACGGCCGTGGCCGCTTGCGAGGCAATTGGTGGGCGTCTCCCGACGGCGACGGAACTCTACAACGCGAGCTTCACGCAGTCCGCCAGCGTGGGCCAGCCCAGCAGCACGGACCAGCTCTGGACCTTGGTGCCCTACAATGCCACCCAACAGGTACGCGGGCGCTTGAGCGACGGGGCGCTGACGAACGTGGCCAAAACCACCAGTTTGGCCTACCGCTGCATTTGTCCGGCTCCGCTGCCCGATAGCTTCTCGGGCAACAACTGCCAGGGGCCGAGCGGGCAGGCCTGTTTCAACTTGGAGGCCGAGGGCAAGCGCATCAACCTCGACATCAAGGATCGCGCGCCGCTGCCCACGGGCGCTGCAATGTGGGAATGCGGTTTCAATCGCGGCCGTCTGGCTCGATCCTTCACGTTGTTCGAAGCGATGCTCCAGGGGCTGCCGAACGGATCCAACACCTACCTGCACGCTGCTGATGCCGTGCGCTACGACTTGAACGCGATCTTGCGCTGGACCGCCGTGGCGAGTGCACCCACCTTCTCGGTGAATGGGAACTGGTCGGGTACGACCAACTACCGGCCGTTCCGCTGCGCGGGTGTGAACTACGCTTCGGGTCGGCATCCCGCAACGATCGCGGGCGAGTACCTGCCCACCTGGAGTAATCTGAAGGGCGAAACCACCGACAGCGCCGCCAAGGTGGCGTGGGCGGACGCCCACGACGCGTGTTTTGCGAAGGGTGGACATTTGCCGAGCAGCTTCGAGCTGGCAGAGCTCATCGCCCAAGGCTTGCCGGGTGGCACCAACCAGTGGATGTGGGGCTCGGACGTGCCTGGCTACAACGGCACGAACTTCCTCTCGCACCTCATTCGCTGGACGGGCGCGCTGACCGAGATGGGGTTCAGCAATCCCACCGACATCACCTGGGGCTACAAGACCACCACCAACTTCCATCGCTGCGTGTACTACCCGGTGGATACCGCCTACACCGGCCCGCAAACCGCCGACTGCAGTGGTGGGTGTTTTGCCGTGACTCCGACGGGCACTTCGGGGGCGAAGATGTGGTTCGACAACTTCGATCGTCCTTCGGCCAGCCTCGAGGCTGCGGTGGACGACTGTCGCAAACTCGGAGGTCACCTGCCGTCGGAGCGGGACTACATGGAGGCAATTCGCAACGGACTGCCCAACGGCCAAGGCGCCATCGCCTCCCTGTGGGCGGGAGATCTGGCCGTCGGCTCCAGCGGAACCAACCAACTTCGGGACTCCATCGTAAAGTGGAGCGGCGTGGATACGGCGTACACGGGCCTCTACAGCGCCTACACCACCTGGTCCAACGTCACGGTGGCGGGTCGTCCCTACCGCTGTATGTGGACCAACGAGCTGAGGTGA
- a CDS encoding ferritin-like domain-containing protein produces MDYSQRNPVPLPTMGATQSVRSTIDTVFDWQYSLERQKLMALYEKGKAASWNATDLDWTVDVDVERLAREAQVDVFMNTLMSPPKPFTLDTAIAFRLHMNAFMLSQFLHGEQGALVATAKIVQTVPWEEAKFYAANQVADEARHVEVYHRYLTEKLGLSYEVHPSLSQLLDDIVSDSRWDITYLGMQIMVEGLALAAFGMMRLVMQNEPLIQDITARIMQDESRHVAFGVLSLQDLYTSELSASELREREDFVMASAELLKERLLMSPVFERLGWDTKVWVPWMTSTPFQVGFRQMMFSKIVPNLRRLGLLTPRVREAFAKLDILRFEHEKDSVEQPEVSPPEELVKMMMQYMAEHGVMPGGASS; encoded by the coding sequence GAAGCTCATGGCCCTGTACGAGAAGGGCAAGGCGGCGAGTTGGAACGCGACGGATCTGGATTGGACCGTGGACGTCGACGTCGAGCGGCTCGCGCGGGAAGCGCAAGTGGACGTGTTCATGAACACGCTGATGAGCCCACCCAAGCCGTTCACGCTGGACACGGCGATCGCGTTTCGATTGCACATGAACGCCTTCATGCTCTCTCAGTTCCTCCACGGAGAGCAGGGCGCGCTGGTGGCCACGGCGAAGATCGTCCAGACCGTGCCCTGGGAGGAAGCGAAGTTCTACGCAGCGAACCAGGTGGCGGACGAGGCGCGCCACGTCGAGGTCTACCACCGCTATTTGACCGAGAAGCTCGGGCTGTCCTACGAGGTGCATCCCAGCTTGTCGCAGTTGCTCGACGACATCGTGTCGGACTCGCGTTGGGATATCACCTACTTGGGCATGCAGATCATGGTGGAGGGACTGGCCCTCGCCGCCTTCGGCATGATGCGACTCGTGATGCAGAATGAACCCCTCATTCAGGACATCACGGCGCGGATCATGCAGGACGAGTCTCGCCACGTCGCCTTTGGGGTGCTCTCGCTTCAGGACCTGTACACCAGCGAGCTCAGTGCTTCGGAGCTGCGCGAACGCGAGGACTTCGTGATGGCCAGCGCAGAGCTGCTCAAGGAACGGCTGCTGATGTCGCCGGTCTTCGAGCGGCTCGGCTGGGACACGAAAGTGTGGGTGCCCTGGATGACGAGCACGCCATTCCAAGTCGGGTTCCGTCAGATGATGTTCTCCAAGATCGTACCCAACCTGCGACGCCTGGGTCTGCTGACGCCCCGCGTGCGCGAGGCCTTTGCCAAGCTCGATATCCTGCGTTTCGAGCACGAAAAGGACTCGGTGGAGCAGCCCGAGGTGTCCCCGCCCGAGGAGCTGGTCAAGATGATGATGCAGTACATGGCCGAGCACGGTGTCATGCCGGGCGGCGCCTCGAGCTGA